The following proteins are co-located in the Rubidibacter lacunae KORDI 51-2 genome:
- a CDS encoding EVE domain-containing protein — MKYWLLKSEPGTYGIKDMERERRSIWDGVRNYQARNFLCEMEPGDLAFFYHSNTKPPGVAGLVRVVEARVVDPTQFDPDSHYYDAKSTPEDPRWRTATVEYLETFATYIPIATLKATFSPDELLLVRRGNRLSVMPVAEEVAVKILQLGRAS; from the coding sequence GTGAAATATTGGTTGCTGAAGTCGGAACCGGGCACCTATGGCATCAAGGACATGGAACGCGAGAGGCGCTCGATCTGGGATGGCGTCCGCAACTACCAGGCGCGAAACTTCCTGTGTGAGATGGAACCGGGAGACTTGGCGTTTTTCTATCACTCCAATACCAAGCCACCGGGCGTCGCCGGGCTGGTCCGCGTCGTTGAAGCCCGCGTTGTCGATCCGACACAATTCGACCCAGACAGTCATTATTACGACGCCAAATCCACACCCGAGGACCCGCGCTGGCGCACTGCTACCGTCGAATATCTCGAAACTTTTGCCACCTATATCCCGATCGCCACACTCAAAGCTACCTTCAGTCCCGACGAACTGCTCCTCGTCCGGCGCGGCAACCGCCTCTCCGTGATGCCTGTTGCCGAGGAGGTCGCGGTCAAAATCTTGCAACTCGGTCGCGCCTCGTAA
- a CDS encoding PHP domain-containing protein: protein MLELHCHTTFSDGTLAPTELVEAAAAAGVRALAITDHDTLGGWDEAIAAARRFGLTIVPGIELSTVWHGRSLHVLGFYPQRDLLEPPLRDRFEGRRRRARQMADKLAKLGYPIVLPQIGAGIAPGRPHIARALVAAGHARTEREAFDRWLSDGGPAYVSYEKFSAVEGIRLLRDCGAVPVWAHPFLFRGGEPSEILPELVAAGLRGIEIYHPTHTPTQHAMLAQLARTYNLVATGGSDYHGPIKDGPTLNQLQLPLELLTALQAARLTNRGPASSSDRERSGLR from the coding sequence ATGCTAGAGCTACACTGTCACACGACATTTTCGGACGGCACGCTCGCACCAACCGAACTGGTGGAAGCGGCGGCGGCGGCAGGCGTCCGCGCTCTAGCCATCACCGACCACGACACCCTCGGCGGCTGGGATGAGGCAATCGCTGCGGCCCGCAGGTTCGGACTCACCATCGTCCCCGGAATCGAACTCAGTACGGTGTGGCACGGTCGCTCCCTGCATGTTTTGGGGTTTTATCCCCAGCGCGATCTCTTAGAACCGCCGCTGCGCGATCGCTTCGAGGGTCGCAGGCGTCGCGCTCGACAGATGGCCGATAAACTTGCCAAGCTAGGCTACCCGATCGTGCTGCCGCAAATTGGAGCGGGTATCGCGCCAGGGCGACCGCACATTGCTCGAGCTCTTGTGGCAGCCGGTCACGCTCGAACCGAGCGCGAAGCATTCGACCGCTGGTTGTCCGATGGCGGGCCGGCTTATGTCAGCTACGAAAAGTTCTCTGCGGTAGAAGGCATCCGCTTGCTCCGCGACTGCGGTGCGGTGCCCGTGTGGGCGCATCCATTTCTATTCCGGGGGGGCGAGCCGTCGGAGATACTCCCCGAGTTGGTAGCAGCCGGTCTGCGCGGCATCGAAATCTATCACCCGACCCACACGCCGACTCAACACGCGATGCTCGCACAGCTGGCTCGCACCTACAATCTGGTCGCGACTGGCGGCAGCGACTACCACGGACCCATTAAGGACGGTCCCACGCTCAACCAGTTGCAATTGCCGTTAGAGTTATTGACAGCACTGCAGGCCGCCCGACTAACCAATCGAGGACCTGCAAGCAGTAGCGATCGCGAGAGGAGCGGGCTCAGGTGA
- a CDS encoding aromatic ring-hydroxylating dioxygenase subunit alpha, with protein MELTTTLEGQRVENRVRAIGINPNHWYAVARSEDLKPGCTLPVTVWQQAIALFRDTTGTVRALEDACPHKGIALHKGDVCGTRLVCPYHGWEFEGDTGRCARIPYLPATQKLPPACARSFPVREQYGAVWLFPGDPELARDRALPVMTEFGNDEWLCVPLAAKFAAHFSMCNENTMDVFHGYLHRGLQGWFDPRLSSLHATDDTIRATYDVSYRGRLATWLGLSDRADRVTTLPVSIEYRYPHYETHLEGVSALYLFRLPVHPTESHSFAYFFFRVPLPRWLLRGLRSPLRVLLRRFILRRFLAQDIEMVENEQRTYLTNPQRRYVEINPAIIALQRLLVRQYCQYERDRHEDRGKVDAAGTCQDDTSLDSSPRRDRSTV; from the coding sequence ATGGAATTGACAACGACCTTAGAAGGACAACGCGTCGAGAATCGCGTGCGGGCGATCGGCATCAACCCCAACCACTGGTATGCCGTTGCCCGATCCGAAGATCTCAAGCCCGGCTGCACGCTACCTGTAACCGTTTGGCAACAGGCGATTGCGCTCTTCCGCGATACAACCGGCACCGTTCGCGCGCTCGAAGATGCCTGCCCGCACAAGGGCATTGCCTTGCACAAAGGCGACGTGTGCGGAACGCGGCTGGTGTGTCCCTACCACGGCTGGGAGTTTGAGGGCGACACCGGTCGGTGCGCGCGCATTCCTTACTTACCCGCAACCCAGAAGCTGCCCCCTGCCTGCGCCCGCAGCTTTCCCGTACGGGAGCAATATGGCGCGGTCTGGTTGTTTCCTGGAGACCCGGAGCTGGCTCGCGATCGCGCGCTACCCGTCATGACCGAGTTCGGCAACGACGAGTGGCTGTGCGTGCCCTTGGCTGCAAAGTTTGCCGCCCATTTCTCGATGTGCAACGAGAACACGATGGACGTGTTCCACGGCTATTTGCATCGAGGTCTGCAAGGTTGGTTCGATCCGCGACTGAGCAGCCTGCACGCAACTGACGATACCATCCGCGCCACCTACGACGTGTCCTATCGCGGTCGGCTGGCAACGTGGTTGGGTCTGAGCGATCGCGCCGATCGGGTGACGACCCTGCCGGTGTCAATCGAGTACCGCTACCCGCACTACGAAACCCACTTGGAGGGCGTGTCTGCGTTGTATTTGTTTCGCCTGCCAGTACATCCGACCGAAAGTCATTCGTTTGCGTACTTTTTCTTCCGGGTCCCGCTACCCCGATGGTTGTTGCGCGGGCTGCGATCGCCCCTCAGGGTGCTATTGCGGCGCTTCATATTGCGGCGTTTCCTCGCCCAAGATATCGAAATGGTGGAAAACGAACAGCGTACTTACCTCACCAATCCGCAGCGGCGCTATGTGGAAATCAACCCGGCAATCATTGCGCTGCAGCGCTTGCTCGTGCGCCAGTATTGCCAATACGAGCGCGATCGGCACGAGGATCGCGGAAAAGTGGATGCGGCGGGCACATGCCAAGACGATACCAGTCTGGATAGCAGTCCGCGGAGAGATCGGTCGACGGTTTAG
- a CDS encoding DNA cytosine methyltransferase: MSRPIGIDLFAGAGGLSLGFEQAGFDVVAAVELDPVHAAVHHYNFPNCAMLPKSAASLSGAEIRGAAGIGSRAVDVVFGGAPCQGFSLMGRRSLDDPRNALVREFVRLVAELDARYFVFENVKGLATGQQRQFLEEVIDAFTALGYLIRLPWQILNAVHFGVPQQRERLILMGAKRDCPLPEYPKAIARPAGKSPALAAGSLPPGPSCREAIGDLPDADKFARLAATDSTPVSAWDAGDLSAYAREMRCVEAAGWHYGYRRHWNSMVLTASARTTHTAISRRRFAAADSGRIEPISRFFKLAPDGVSNTLRAGTDSARGAFTSPRPIHYARSRCVTVREMARLHGFPDWFRPHATKWHGARQIGNAVPPPLARAIAGEIGRALGATPTLPRRIVALGEPRLVNFDMSQAARFWGVPIAIAKRTSKSGVRKRKQSDVEAARLLARDNRSGIAD; encoded by the coding sequence ATGAGTCGTCCGATCGGAATCGATCTGTTTGCCGGTGCGGGCGGTCTCAGCCTCGGCTTCGAACAAGCAGGATTTGATGTTGTAGCGGCGGTAGAACTCGATCCGGTGCACGCAGCAGTCCATCACTACAACTTTCCCAACTGCGCGATGCTGCCCAAATCTGCTGCCAGTCTTTCGGGTGCAGAGATTCGGGGGGCGGCAGGCATCGGGTCGCGAGCGGTCGATGTGGTGTTTGGTGGCGCGCCCTGCCAGGGGTTTTCGTTGATGGGCAGGCGCTCGCTGGATGACCCGCGCAACGCGCTGGTGAGAGAGTTCGTGCGGCTCGTGGCCGAACTTGACGCCCGTTATTTCGTCTTCGAGAACGTGAAGGGGTTAGCAACCGGACAGCAGCGGCAATTCCTCGAAGAAGTCATCGATGCTTTTACTGCCCTCGGCTATTTAATCCGATTGCCGTGGCAGATCCTGAACGCCGTCCATTTTGGGGTGCCGCAACAGCGAGAGCGTCTGATTTTGATGGGAGCGAAGCGCGACTGTCCGCTGCCGGAGTATCCAAAGGCGATCGCGCGACCGGCTGGCAAATCCCCAGCACTCGCTGCCGGCTCGCTGCCGCCGGGTCCGTCCTGCCGCGAAGCGATCGGCGATTTGCCGGATGCAGATAAATTTGCTCGGCTAGCGGCAACCGACTCGACACCAGTATCTGCCTGGGATGCCGGAGACTTGAGCGCTTACGCGCGAGAAATGCGATGCGTCGAGGCGGCAGGGTGGCACTATGGCTATCGTCGTCACTGGAATTCGATGGTGCTGACGGCAAGCGCGCGCACGACCCACACGGCAATCTCGCGCCGCCGCTTTGCTGCCGCTGACTCCGGTCGTATCGAGCCAATTTCGCGATTTTTCAAGCTCGCCCCCGATGGGGTCAGCAATACGCTGCGAGCTGGAACCGACTCGGCACGCGGGGCCTTTACCAGTCCGCGCCCGATCCACTACGCGCGTTCGCGGTGCGTAACGGTGCGGGAGATGGCGCGGTTGCATGGGTTTCCAGATTGGTTCCGTCCTCACGCAACGAAGTGGCACGGTGCGCGACAGATCGGCAACGCCGTGCCGCCGCCGCTGGCTCGTGCAATTGCTGGGGAGATCGGTCGGGCACTGGGCGCGACGCCGACACTGCCGCGACGTATTGTGGCATTAGGCGAGCCGCGCTTGGTCAACTTCGACATGTCCCAAGCCGCGCGGTTTTGGGGCGTTCCGATCGCGATCGCCAAGCGCACTAGCAAAAGCGGCGTCCGCAAACGCAAGCAATCCGATGTTGAAGCAGCGCGTCTGTTAGCCCGCGACAATCGATCTGGGATCGCCGACTAG
- a CDS encoding alpha/beta hydrolase produces MTVPTTERRWGQRLHSILALGSFLAAAIAPAPAIAAEEIRFFYSVAALTLRVESLAAFAADGTTNANIRDFLRVVKPTEEEKAKFQRTLVEPVEIDPLLLSRLLNTDEGDRLLTVLGNTIEIQGGINGKPALRAAMIEAANEPGGLTVLGFFEQLPVNMQINLEKALWRAKQAEYLVGATERLVAVTKAIGLEEAEGYPAVDFAQLPNPATPGSATVVRDRWDLEDPSRDRSFYVDVYRPQSQETGEIPVVVFSHGLTDEPESFSELGELLASQGFLVVMPQHPGSDELQAAALIDGTSRQIFHRNEFIDRPLDISYTLNELERRNEAEFGGRLNLTNVGSMGHSFGGYTALATAGATLDFEHLERDCTPTGPGRFNTALLLQCRALKLEQPLPNLKDDRVGSVFLANPVNASIFGPNGLANVTVPVMVGAGSYDLSTPFVFEQARSFPWLANAPESFLLLIEGDSHVPIPDLDGGSYFAVTSVIGLTLPSEDLRDYYAEPFQAAFAQVFVAGNEEYRAYLNPAYAAYLSQDRDFDAVLIPQASAPALQAAFAAEAEEFRKL; encoded by the coding sequence ATGACCGTGCCGACAACCGAGCGTCGATGGGGGCAAAGGCTGCATAGCATTCTTGCATTGGGGAGTTTTCTAGCTGCAGCGATCGCGCCTGCTCCCGCGATCGCTGCCGAGGAAATTAGGTTCTTCTACAGCGTTGCTGCGCTGACCTTACGCGTGGAATCGCTCGCTGCCTTTGCGGCTGACGGGACGACGAACGCAAATATTAGGGATTTCTTGCGGGTCGTAAAGCCAACTGAGGAAGAGAAAGCCAAGTTTCAGAGAACGCTAGTCGAGCCGGTGGAGATCGATCCGCTGCTGCTCTCCCGACTGTTGAACACCGATGAAGGCGATCGCCTTCTGACCGTATTGGGAAACACCATTGAAATTCAGGGTGGCATTAATGGTAAGCCCGCACTACGAGCAGCCATGATCGAGGCAGCGAATGAGCCCGGAGGGCTCACGGTGCTGGGCTTTTTCGAGCAGCTACCCGTGAATATGCAAATCAACCTGGAAAAGGCTTTGTGGCGTGCCAAACAAGCAGAGTATTTGGTGGGGGCAACCGAGCGGTTGGTAGCAGTAACCAAAGCTATTGGGCTGGAGGAGGCCGAAGGTTATCCAGCAGTAGATTTCGCGCAGCTGCCGAACCCGGCCACTCCCGGTTCGGCCACCGTCGTGCGCGATCGCTGGGATTTGGAAGATCCCAGTCGCGATCGCAGCTTTTATGTGGATGTTTACCGTCCACAATCCCAGGAGACGGGCGAAATTCCCGTGGTCGTGTTTTCCCACGGACTGACGGACGAGCCCGAGAGCTTTAGCGAGCTAGGGGAGTTGTTGGCGTCTCAGGGTTTTTTAGTCGTTATGCCCCAACATCCAGGCAGCGACGAACTCCAAGCGGCTGCCCTAATCGATGGGACAAGCCGTCAAATTTTCCACCGCAATGAGTTTATCGATCGCCCCTTAGACATCAGCTACACCCTCAACGAACTAGAACGGCGCAACGAAGCCGAATTTGGCGGACGACTGAACTTGACCAACGTCGGATCCATGGGGCATTCCTTCGGCGGCTACACCGCTCTCGCCACAGCCGGGGCGACCCTCGATTTCGAACATTTAGAGCGCGACTGCACCCCCACAGGACCCGGCCGCTTTAATACGGCTTTGTTATTACAGTGTCGGGCCCTCAAACTCGAACAACCGTTGCCAAATCTCAAAGACGATCGCGTTGGTTCAGTCTTTCTTGCTAATCCAGTTAATGCCAGCATCTTTGGACCCAACGGACTGGCAAACGTGACCGTACCGGTAATGGTGGGGGCTGGCAGCTACGATCTGTCTACACCATTCGTCTTCGAACAAGCGCGCTCCTTCCCCTGGTTGGCAAACGCGCCAGAAAGTTTCCTACTGTTGATAGAAGGAGACAGCCATGTTCCTATACCCGACTTAGATGGCGGCAGTTATTTCGCGGTCACTTCAGTGATCGGATTGACGCTGCCGAGCGAGGACCTACGCGACTACTATGCTGAACCCTTTCAAGCCGCCTTTGCCCAAGTGTTTGTGGCCGGTAACGAGGAGTATCGCGCTTACCTGAACCCTGCTTACGCCGCATATCTCAGTCAAGATCGGGATTTCGATGCAGTGCTCATTCCGCAAGCATCCGCACCGGCTTTACAAGCAGCGTTTGCAGCTGAGGCTGAAGAGTTCCGCAAGCTGTGA